A stretch of Helicobacter pylori DNA encodes these proteins:
- a CDS encoding ABC transporter permease: MKTEKQKFLEMRKDGANSVLILRGDWDFKTSVFRLDELKKNLLDHQGPLKMDFSGCQKIDFVFGMFLFDLIKERSLNIELCNVSENNACALKVVKDWLEKEDDLESKKAGKKYELMITKLGKSLVETYNTFLNAFNFCGMILFYFIKSVFNPKRFCITPLLYHINESGFKVLPVSILTVFIVGFAVALQGALQLQDMGAPLMSVEMTAKLALREIGPFILTLVVAGRSASSFTAQIGVMKITEELDAMKTMGFNPFEFLVLPRVLALVIVLPLLVFIADAFAILGGMFAIKYQLDLGFPSYIDRLHDTVGWNHFLVGIVKAPFWGFAIAMVGCMRGFEVKGDTESIGRLTTISVVNALFWIIFLDAIFSILFSKLNI; encoded by the coding sequence ATGAAGACAGAGAAACAAAAATTTTTAGAGATGCGTAAAGATGGGGCTAACTCTGTGCTGATTTTAAGAGGGGATTGGGATTTTAAAACGAGCGTCTTTCGTTTAGATGAGTTGAAAAAAAATTTATTAGATCATCAAGGGCCTTTAAAAATGGATTTTTCAGGGTGCCAAAAAATAGATTTTGTTTTTGGCATGTTTTTATTTGATCTCATCAAGGAGCGTTCTTTAAACATTGAATTGTGTAACGTGAGCGAGAATAACGCTTGCGCTTTGAAAGTGGTTAAAGACTGGCTTGAAAAAGAAGACGATTTGGAATCTAAAAAAGCGGGCAAAAAATACGAACTCATGATCACTAAGTTGGGTAAGAGTCTTGTAGAGACTTATAACACCTTTTTAAACGCGTTCAATTTTTGCGGCATGATTTTATTTTACTTCATTAAAAGCGTTTTCAACCCCAAACGCTTTTGCATCACTCCTTTACTCTATCATATTAATGAATCCGGGTTTAAGGTTTTGCCGGTGAGTATTTTAACGGTGTTTATCGTGGGGTTTGCCGTTGCTTTGCAAGGGGCTTTACAATTGCAAGACATGGGCGCGCCTTTGATGTCGGTGGAAATGACGGCCAAACTCGCTTTAAGAGAGATCGGCCCTTTCATTTTAACCCTTGTGGTGGCCGGGAGGAGTGCGAGCAGTTTTACCGCCCAAATTGGGGTGATGAAGATCACTGAAGAATTGGATGCGATGAAAACCATGGGCTTTAACCCTTTTGAATTTTTAGTGTTGCCTAGGGTGTTAGCCTTAGTGATTGTTTTGCCTTTATTGGTGTTTATCGCTGATGCGTTCGCCATTCTTGGGGGCATGTTTGCGATTAAATACCAATTGGATCTAGGCTTTCCAAGCTATATAGACAGACTGCATGACACAGTGGGTTGGAATCATTTTTTGGTAGGGATTGTCAAAGCCCCTTTTTGGGGGTTTGCGATTGCGATGGTGGGGTGCATGCGCGGGTTTGAAGTCAAGGGGGATACCGAGAGCATTGGGCGCTTGACCACCATTAGCGTCGTGAACGCTTTGTTTTGGATCATTTTCTTAGACGCTATTTTTTCTATTCTCTTTTCTAAGTTGAACATATAA
- a CDS encoding thioredoxin family protein: protein MSEIINGKNYAEKIAHQAVVVNVGASWCPDCRKIEPIMENLAKTYKGKVEFFKVSFDESQDLKESLGILKIPTLIFYKNAKEVGERLVEPSSQKPIEDALKALL, encoded by the coding sequence ATGTCAGAAATTATTAACGGGAAGAATTATGCAGAGAAAATCGCTCATCAAGCGGTGGTGGTTAATGTGGGGGCGAGTTGGTGCCCGGATTGCAGGAAGATTGAGCCGATCATGGAAAATTTAGCCAAAACTTACAAAGGCAAGGTGGAATTTTTTAAAGTTTCTTTTGATGAGAGCCAGGATTTAAAAGAGAGCTTAGGCATCCTCAAGATCCCTACTTTGATTTTTTACAAAAACGCCAAAGAAGTGGGTGAAAGGCTTGTAGAACCTAGCTCCCAAAAACCGATTGAAGACGCCTTAAAAGCGCTATTATAA
- a CDS encoding MlaD family protein: protein MERHVNYTLIGGLFFLCLVCMVGFILWLGHLGLDDGKYYEYVVYTDKDLGGIATNSPINYKGIQVGNVIKVGFAKDKVGVVRLDLMIKSSVKIRKDSKVAVSSRGFMGLKFLALEQSHNEEFYGSGDKGERILIFKEGLMDRLSGDANQVVQEVMKAIRNVNRILDDENVEKFKHILASVDDLIANLDSKKTQFDALIKNANNLVSNVNNVALNVDKRLKEGQYDFKAMFTPLIMQAQLSLRNIDNFVEKGSALIDKFDANPYKTIFGERK from the coding sequence TTGGAAAGGCATGTGAATTACACTTTAATCGGCGGGCTCTTCTTTTTATGCTTAGTGTGCATGGTAGGCTTTATTTTATGGCTAGGCCATTTGGGATTAGATGACGGGAAGTATTATGAATACGTGGTCTATACGGACAAAGACTTGGGAGGCATTGCGACCAATTCGCCCATTAATTACAAAGGGATTCAAGTGGGTAATGTCATCAAAGTGGGTTTTGCAAAGGATAAAGTGGGGGTGGTCCGTTTAGATTTGATGATTAAATCCAGCGTTAAGATCCGTAAAGACTCCAAAGTGGCGGTTTCTTCTAGAGGGTTTATGGGGTTAAAATTTTTAGCCTTAGAGCAAAGCCACAATGAAGAATTTTATGGTAGTGGCGATAAGGGGGAGCGGATTTTAATCTTTAAAGAAGGGCTTATGGATCGCTTGAGCGGTGATGCTAATCAAGTGGTGCAAGAAGTGATGAAAGCAATCAGGAATGTGAATAGGATTTTAGACGATGAAAATGTGGAAAAATTCAAGCACATTCTCGCTTCAGTGGATGATCTCATCGCTAATTTGGATTCAAAAAAGACTCAATTTGATGCCTTAATCAAAAACGCTAACAACCTCGTTTCTAATGTCAATAATGTGGCTTTAAATGTGGATAAGCGCTTAAAAGAGGGGCAATACGACTTTAAAGCGATGTTTACTCCCTTAATCATGCAAGCGCAGTTGAGCCTAAGAAACATTGATAATTTTGTGGAAAAAGGCTCTGCTTTGATAGACAAATTTGACGCTAACCCTTATAAAACGATTTTTGGAGAAAGGAAATAA
- a CDS encoding ABC transporter ATP-binding protein produces the protein MNATNNQVLIEVKDLHSAFGSTIIHRGVSFSVHKGEVMAILGGSGSGKSTLLRCMILLNRPTKGEVLLFGEDIWKLKEAEQQKIFNRCGICFQFGALYSSLTVLENVGVMLEQYGAYSKKIVEEISKMWIEKVGLPPRAYHLYPYELSGGMKKRVGIARAMATNPEILFLDEPTSGLDPYSAGKFDELIMTLKESLQLTVVMITHDLDSVHDCVDRFIMLKDGLLEFNGDLKDFIKKAQTQGLDEGNLFNSTRGEKFWKGM, from the coding sequence ATGAACGCTACTAACAATCAAGTCTTAATTGAAGTGAAGGATCTCCATAGCGCTTTTGGGAGTACCATTATCCATAGGGGCGTGAGTTTTAGCGTGCATAAGGGCGAAGTGATGGCGATTTTAGGGGGTTCAGGGAGCGGTAAAAGCACGCTTTTAAGGTGCATGATCTTACTCAATCGCCCCACAAAAGGGGAAGTGCTGCTTTTTGGGGAAGATATATGGAAACTCAAAGAAGCAGAGCAGCAAAAGATTTTTAACCGCTGCGGCATTTGCTTCCAGTTTGGGGCGCTCTATAGCTCTTTAACGGTTTTGGAAAATGTGGGTGTCATGCTAGAGCAATACGGCGCTTATTCTAAAAAAATTGTTGAAGAAATTTCTAAAATGTGGATTGAAAAAGTGGGTTTGCCCCCTAGGGCTTACCACCTTTACCCCTATGAATTGAGTGGGGGGATGAAAAAGCGCGTGGGTATAGCTAGGGCTATGGCAACTAACCCGGAAATCTTATTTTTAGATGAGCCAACAAGCGGGCTAGATCCTTATAGCGCGGGCAAATTTGACGAACTCATCATGACACTCAAAGAGAGCTTGCAGCTTACGGTGGTGATGATCACGCATGATTTAGACTCCGTGCATGATTGCGTGGATCGATTTATCATGCTCAAAGACGGGCTATTAGAATTTAATGGGGATTTAAAAGATTTTATTAAAAAAGCTCAAACTCAAGGGCTAGATGAAGGCAATTTATTCAATTCAACACGAGGAGAGAAATTTTGGAAAGGCATGTGA
- a CDS encoding cytochrome-c peroxidase translates to MKKSVLLGVCLAFSCTHALNDLELIKKARESQLEPMPMGKALKEYQIKKTRDVGIGAKNSEIMTSAQVELGKMLYFDPRISTSYLVSCNTCHNLGLGGVDLVPSAVGSQWKKNPHLLSSPTVYNSVFNDVQFWDGRVTHLNEQAQGPIQSSFEMGADPKVVVEKINSMPGYVKLFRKAYGSKVKIDFKLIADSIAMFEATLITPSRYDDFLRGNPKALSKAEKEGLDLFISKGCVACHNGINLGGTMQPFGVVKPYKFANVGDFKGDKNGLVKVPTLRNITETMPYFHNGQFWNVKDAIKEMGSIKLGIEISDEEAKKIETFFGALKGKKPKIIYPELPIMTDKTPKPSF, encoded by the coding sequence ATGAAAAAATCCGTTTTATTGGGCGTTTGCTTGGCTTTTTCTTGCACTCATGCCCTAAACGATTTAGAATTGATCAAAAAAGCGAGGGAAAGCCAGTTAGAACCCATGCCTATGGGCAAAGCGCTCAAAGAATACCAAATCAAAAAAACCAGAGATGTGGGTATTGGTGCTAAAAACAGCGAAATCATGACCTCCGCTCAAGTGGAATTAGGCAAAATGCTCTATTTTGACCCTAGGATTTCCACTTCCTATCTCGTGTCTTGCAACACATGCCATAATTTGGGCTTAGGCGGGGTGGATTTAGTCCCAAGCGCGGTAGGCTCTCAATGGAAGAAAAACCCCCACCTTTTAAGCTCCCCAACGGTGTATAACTCTGTGTTTAATGATGTGCAGTTTTGGGATGGCAGGGTTACGCATTTAAACGAGCAAGCGCAAGGGCCGATCCAATCTTCTTTTGAAATGGGGGCTGACCCTAAAGTGGTGGTAGAAAAAATCAATTCCATGCCAGGCTATGTCAAGCTCTTTAGAAAAGCCTATGGCTCTAAAGTCAAAATTGATTTTAAATTGATCGCTGATAGTATCGCTATGTTTGAAGCCACGCTCATCACCCCAAGCCGTTACGATGATTTTTTAAGGGGCAATCCTAAAGCGCTCAGTAAAGCCGAAAAAGAAGGGCTGGATTTATTCATTTCTAAAGGCTGTGTGGCTTGCCATAACGGCATCAATCTTGGGGGAACGATGCAGCCTTTTGGGGTGGTCAAACCTTATAAATTCGCTAATGTGGGCGATTTCAAAGGCGATAAAAACGGGCTTGTGAAAGTGCCTACTTTAAGGAATATCACCGAAACGATGCCTTATTTCCATAACGGGCAATTTTGGAATGTCAAGGATGCGATTAAAGAAATGGGCTCTATCAAGTTAGGCATTGAAATCAGCGATGAAGAAGCGAAAAAAATTGAAACCTTCTTTGGAGCCTTAAAGGGTAAAAAACCTAAAATAATCTATCCAGAGCTCCCTATAATGACAGACAAAACCCCTAAACCCTCTTTTTGA
- a CDS encoding pseudouridine synthase, giving the protein MEGFSLRINQFLAHYTKHSRREAEKLVLEGRVKINHEHAKLVSVVRENDKVFLDKRLIKPLKNKKFSVLIYHKPKGELVSKADPLKRRVIYESLEKKYAHFAPVGRLDFASEGVLLLSDSKAVVSALMHANLEKEYLVKIQGFVTREMENAMQEGLKLENATKGAHQKTPIKSMEFAPFIGYEIIKNHAKYSKLRVVINEGKNRELRRFFAFFNAGVLDLRRVRYGFVNLNALPVGKMRFLNRQEYNELHAFMANRANVKGD; this is encoded by the coding sequence GTGGAGGGATTTAGCTTGAGGATCAACCAATTTTTAGCCCATTACACCAAGCACTCTAGAAGAGAAGCTGAAAAATTGGTTTTAGAGGGGCGGGTGAAAATCAATCATGAGCATGCCAAACTCGTTAGCGTGGTTAGAGAAAACGACAAGGTGTTTTTAGACAAACGACTCATCAAGCCCTTAAAAAACAAAAAATTCAGCGTGCTAATTTATCACAAGCCAAAGGGCGAATTAGTGAGCAAAGCCGATCCCTTAAAACGGCGCGTGATTTATGAAAGCTTGGAGAAAAAATACGCCCATTTCGCGCCGGTGGGGCGTTTGGATTTTGCGAGCGAGGGGGTGCTACTCTTAAGCGATAGTAAGGCGGTGGTGAGCGCTTTAATGCATGCGAATTTAGAAAAAGAGTATCTTGTTAAAATTCAAGGCTTTGTTACAAGAGAGATGGAAAACGCCATGCAAGAGGGCTTGAAATTAGAAAACGCCACTAAGGGAGCGCACCAAAAAACCCCCATTAAAAGCATGGAATTTGCCCCCTTTATTGGTTATGAAATCATCAAAAACCATGCCAAATATTCTAAACTTAGAGTCGTTATCAATGAGGGGAAAAACAGAGAACTAAGGCGTTTTTTTGCGTTTTTTAACGCTGGGGTGTTGGATTTAAGGCGCGTTCGTTATGGTTTTGTGAATTTGAATGCCTTGCCGGTAGGGAAAATGCGTTTTCTAAACCGCCAAGAATACAATGAGTTGCATGCGTTTATGGCTAATAGGGCTAATGTTAAAGGGGATTAG
- the lpoB gene encoding penicillin-binding protein activator LpoB, with protein MVLKTKLKIISSVILSTLLWVGCSSEMATYQNVNDATKNTTASINSTDLLLTANAMLDSMFSDPNFEQLKGRHLIEVSDVINDTTQPNLDMNLLTTEIARQLRLRSNGRFNITRASGGSGIAADSRMVKQREKERESEEYNQDTTVEKGTLKAADLSLSGKVSSIAASISSSRQRLDYDFTLSLTNRKTGEEVWSDVKPIVKNASNKRMF; from the coding sequence ATGGTATTGAAAACAAAATTAAAAATTATAAGCTCGGTGATTTTGAGTACTTTATTGTGGGTGGGTTGCTCAAGCGAAATGGCGACTTATCAAAATGTGAACGATGCCACTAAAAATACGACTGCAAGTATTAATAGCACGGATTTATTGCTAACCGCTAATGCGATGTTAGATTCCATGTTTAGCGACCCTAATTTTGAGCAGCTCAAGGGCAGGCATTTGATTGAAGTTTCAGATGTGATTAACGACACCACGCAACCCAATTTGGACATGAATCTTTTGACGACCGAAATCGCGCGGCAGTTGCGGTTGCGATCTAATGGGAGGTTCAATATCACAAGGGCGAGTGGAGGGAGTGGCATTGCAGCGGATAGCCGAATGGTGAAACAGCGCGAAAAAGAACGAGAGAGCGAAGAGTATAATCAAGACACCACTGTAGAAAAAGGCACTTTGAAAGCCGCTGATTTATCTTTAAGTGGTAAAGTATCCAGTATCGCAGCCTCTATTAGTAGTTCTAGGCAGCGCTTAGACTATGACTTCACCCTAAGCCTTACCAATAGGAAAACGGGTGAAGAGGTATGGAGCGATGTTAAGCCTATTGTGAAAAATGCTAGCAATAAGCGTATGTTTTAA
- the dnaE gene encoding DNA polymerase III subunit alpha, translating to MKENKAFTHLHLHTEYSLLDGANKIKILAKRVKELGMKSVSVTDHGNMFGAIDFYTSMKKEGIKPIIGMEAYIHNDDNLSSKETKQRFHLCLFAKNQEGYENLMFLSSMAYLEGFYYFPRINKKLLREHSKGIIASSACLQGEVNYHLNTNNERNRRYGAKGYDEAKKIACEYQEIFEDDFYLEIMRHGILDQRFIDEQVIKMSLETGLKIIATNDTHYTMPNDAKAQEVAMCVAMGKTLNDKGRLKHSVHEFYIKSPEEMAKLFADIPEALENTQEIADKCVLEIDLKDDKKNPPTPPSFKFTKAYAKEEGLNFEDDASYFAYKAREGLKERLILVPKEKHDQYQERLEKEIEVITNMKFPGYMLIVWDFIRYAKEMGIPVGPGRGSAAGSLVAFALKITDIDPLKYDLLFERFLNPERVSMPDIDTDFCQRRRKEIIEYMIEKYGKYNVAQVITFNKMLAKGVIRDVARVLDMPYKEADDFAKLIPNRLGITLKGYEKNGEFIEGAWELEPKIKELVESNELAKQVWEYSLNLENLNRNAGVHAAALVVDSQKELWHKTPLFASEKTGGIVTQYSMKYLEPVDLIKFDFLGLKTLTVIDDALKIIKTQHKIDVDFLSLDMDDPKVYKTIQSGDTVGIFQIESGMFQGLNKRLRPSSFEDIIAIIALGRPGPMESGMVDDFVNRKHGVEPIAYAFKELEPILKPTYGTIVYQEQVMQIVQTIGGFSLGEADLIRRAMGKKDAQIMADNKAKFVEGAKNLGHDGQKAANLWDLIVKFAGYGFNKSHSAAYAMITFQTAYLKTYYKHEFMAAMLTSESNKIESVARYIDEVRALEIEVMPPHINSSMQDFSVAEFKNQKGELEKKIVFGLGAVKGVGGEPIKNIIEERAKGDYKSLEDFISRVDFSKLTKKSLEPLVKSGSLDNLGYTRKTMLANLDLICDAGRAKDKANEMMQGGNSLFGAMEGGIKEQVILDMIDLGEHDAKTLLECEYETLGIHVSGNPLDEFKEEIKGFKNLVKSIDIEELEIGSQAYLLGKIMEVKKKIGKRSGKPYGTADILDRYGKFELMLFEKQLNALEELDINKPLVFKCKIEEQEEVARLRLFEILDLESAKEVKIPKARYKDPDKQKEEVREIPPMEMLASSSCSLAIVLENDVKKEFLRQIKESALKHQGKRPLYLIIKDKDKQFKIQSDLMVNEKIKDDFKELEWRDLA from the coding sequence ATGAAAGAGAATAAAGCCTTCACGCATTTGCACTTGCACACAGAATATTCGCTTTTAGACGGGGCGAACAAGATTAAAATTCTAGCCAAACGCGTTAAAGAATTGGGCATGAAAAGCGTGAGCGTAACTGATCATGGGAACATGTTTGGAGCGATTGATTTTTATACGAGCATGAAAAAAGAAGGCATTAAGCCTATTATCGGCATGGAAGCGTATATCCATAACGATGACAACCTTTCTAGCAAAGAAACCAAGCAGCGTTTCCATTTGTGCCTATTCGCTAAAAACCAAGAGGGCTATGAAAACTTGATGTTCTTAAGCTCTATGGCGTATTTAGAAGGGTTTTATTATTTCCCGCGCATCAATAAAAAGCTTCTAAGGGAGCATTCTAAAGGCATTATCGCTTCTAGCGCGTGCTTGCAAGGGGAAGTCAATTACCATTTAAATACCAATAATGAGAGAAACCGCAGGTATGGGGCTAAAGGCTATGATGAAGCCAAAAAAATCGCTTGCGAATACCAAGAGATTTTTGAAGACGATTTTTATTTAGAGATCATGCGCCATGGCATTTTAGATCAGCGATTCATTGATGAGCAAGTCATTAAAATGTCTTTAGAAACGGGGTTAAAAATCATTGCCACCAACGACACCCACTACACCATGCCTAATGACGCCAAGGCTCAAGAAGTGGCGATGTGCGTAGCGATGGGTAAAACCCTAAACGATAAGGGGCGCTTGAAACACTCCGTGCATGAGTTTTACATTAAGTCCCCTGAAGAAATGGCAAAGCTCTTTGCAGATATTCCAGAAGCTTTAGAAAACACCCAAGAAATCGCTGATAAATGCGTTTTAGAGATTGATTTAAAAGACGATAAAAAGAACCCCCCAACCCCCCCAAGCTTCAAATTCACTAAAGCTTACGCTAAAGAAGAGGGGCTGAATTTTGAAGATGACGCTTCTTATTTCGCTTATAAGGCCAGAGAAGGCTTGAAAGAGCGCTTGATCTTAGTGCCAAAAGAAAAGCATGATCAATACCAAGAACGCTTAGAAAAAGAAATTGAAGTTATTACGAACATGAAATTCCCAGGGTATATGCTGATCGTGTGGGATTTTATCCGTTACGCTAAAGAAATGGGCATTCCTGTAGGGCCTGGTAGGGGGAGCGCGGCCGGGAGTTTGGTGGCTTTTGCTTTAAAAATCACGGATATTGACCCCTTAAAATACGATTTGCTCTTTGAAAGGTTTTTGAACCCTGAAAGAGTCAGCATGCCTGATATTGATACGGATTTTTGCCAGCGCCGGCGTAAGGAAATCATAGAATACATGATTGAAAAATACGGCAAATACAATGTGGCTCAAGTCATCACCTTTAATAAGATGTTGGCTAAAGGCGTGATCAGAGATGTCGCAAGGGTTTTAGACATGCCTTATAAAGAAGCCGATGATTTTGCCAAACTCATCCCTAATCGCTTAGGCATCACGCTTAAGGGCTATGAAAAAAATGGCGAGTTCATAGAGGGGGCGTGGGAATTAGAGCCTAAAATCAAAGAATTAGTAGAGAGTAATGAATTAGCCAAACAGGTGTGGGAGTATTCGCTCAATTTAGAGAATTTAAACCGCAACGCCGGCGTGCATGCCGCAGCCTTAGTGGTGGATAGCCAAAAAGAGTTGTGGCACAAAACCCCTTTGTTTGCCTCTGAAAAAACCGGCGGTATCGTTACGCAATATTCCATGAAGTATTTAGAGCCGGTGGATTTGATCAAGTTTGACTTTTTGGGGCTTAAAACCTTGACCGTGATTGATGATGCGCTTAAAATCATTAAAACGCAACATAAGATTGATGTGGATTTTTTATCGCTGGATATGGACGATCCGAAAGTGTATAAAACGATCCAAAGCGGGGATACGGTGGGGATATTCCAGATTGAATCCGGGATGTTTCAAGGGCTTAACAAGCGCTTAAGGCCTTCAAGCTTTGAAGACATTATTGCCATTATCGCGCTAGGCAGACCAGGACCCATGGAATCAGGCATGGTAGATGATTTTGTCAATAGAAAGCATGGCGTTGAGCCTATCGCTTATGCGTTTAAAGAATTAGAGCCGATTTTAAAGCCCACTTACGGCACGATCGTCTATCAGGAGCAAGTGATGCAAATCGTGCAAACTATCGGCGGTTTTAGCTTGGGTGAAGCAGATCTCATCCGCCGTGCTATGGGGAAAAAAGACGCTCAGATCATGGCGGACAATAAGGCCAAGTTTGTAGAAGGCGCTAAAAATTTAGGGCATGATGGCCAAAAAGCGGCTAATTTGTGGGATTTGATCGTTAAATTTGCCGGCTATGGTTTCAACAAATCGCATTCAGCGGCTTATGCGATGATTACTTTCCAAACGGCGTATTTAAAGACTTATTACAAGCATGAGTTCATGGCAGCGATGCTCACTAGCGAATCCAATAAGATTGAATCCGTGGCGCGCTATATTGATGAGGTTAGGGCTTTAGAGATTGAAGTGATGCCTCCGCACATCAATTCTTCTATGCAAGATTTCAGCGTGGCGGAGTTTAAAAATCAAAAGGGCGAATTAGAAAAGAAAATCGTGTTTGGTTTGGGAGCGGTTAAAGGGGTTGGGGGTGAGCCGATTAAAAACATCATTGAAGAAAGGGCTAAAGGGGATTATAAGAGTTTGGAAGATTTCATTTCACGGGTGGATTTTTCCAAACTCACTAAAAAATCTTTAGAGCCATTAGTGAAATCAGGGAGCTTGGACAATTTAGGCTACACTAGAAAAACCATGCTCGCTAACTTGGATTTGATCTGCGATGCCGGGCGCGCTAAAGACAAAGCTAATGAAATGATGCAAGGGGGTAACTCCCTTTTTGGAGCCATGGAAGGCGGAATTAAAGAGCAGGTTATTTTAGACATGATTGATTTGGGCGAACATGACGCTAAAACGCTTTTAGAATGCGAATACGAGACTTTAGGCATCCATGTTTCAGGCAACCCTTTAGACGAGTTTAAAGAAGAAATTAAGGGCTTTAAAAATTTAGTCAAAAGCATTGATATTGAAGAATTAGAAATCGGCTCGCAAGCTTATTTGCTGGGCAAAATCATGGAGGTTAAAAAGAAAATTGGCAAACGAAGCGGTAAGCCTTATGGCACAGCGGACATTTTGGATCGATACGGCAAGTTTGAACTCATGCTTTTTGAAAAGCAATTGAACGCTTTAGAAGAGTTGGATATTAATAAGCCTTTAGTGTTTAAATGCAAGATTGAAGAGCAAGAAGAAGTGGCGCGATTAAGGCTTTTTGAAATCTTGGATTTAGAGAGCGCCAAAGAGGTTAAAATCCCTAAAGCCCGTTATAAAGACCCTGACAAGCAAAAAGAAGAGGTGCGCGAAATCCCCCCCATGGAAATGCTCGCTTCCAGCTCTTGCTCTTTAGCGATCGTGTTAGAAAACGACGTGAAAAAAGAGTTTTTAAGACAAATCAAAGAGAGCGCTCTAAAACACCAGGGCAAACGCCCCTTGTATTTGATCATCAAAGATAAGGATAAGCAATTCAAAATCCAAAGCGATCTAATGGTGAATGAAAAGATCAAGGACGATTTTAAAGAATTAGAGTGGAGGGATTTAGCTTGA
- a CDS encoding META domain-containing protein, with the protein MNLRLAGASVLTACVFSGCFFLKMFDKKLSSNDWHIQKVEMNHQVYDIETMLADSAFREHEEEQDSSLNTALPEDKTAIEAKEQEQKEKRKRWYELFKKKPKPKSSMGEFVFDQKENRIYGKGYCNRYFASYVWQGDRHIGIEDSGISRKVCKDEHLMAFELEFMENFKGNFTVTKGKDTLILDNQKMKIYLKTP; encoded by the coding sequence TTGAATTTACGATTGGCTGGAGCAAGCGTTTTAACGGCTTGTGTTTTTTCGGGGTGTTTTTTTTTAAAAATGTTTGATAAAAAACTTTCTAGCAACGATTGGCATATCCAAAAAGTGGAAATGAACCATCAAGTGTATGACATTGAAACCATGCTCGCTGATAGCGCTTTTAGAGAGCATGAAGAAGAGCAAGATTCCTCTCTAAATACCGCTTTGCCTGAAGATAAAACAGCGATTGAAGCCAAAGAGCAAGAGCAAAAAGAAAAAAGAAAACGCTGGTATGAGCTTTTTAAAAAGAAGCCAAAGCCCAAAAGCTCTATGGGAGAGTTTGTGTTTGATCAAAAAGAAAATCGTATTTATGGGAAAGGCTATTGCAACCGGTATTTTGCCAGCTATGTATGGCAGGGCGATAGGCACATTGGGATTGAAGACAGCGGGATTTCAAGGAAAGTGTGTAAAGATGAGCATTTAATGGCGTTTGAATTGGAATTTATGGAGAATTTTAAGGGTAATTTTACGGTAACTAAGGGCAAGGACACGCTTATTTTAGACAACCAAAAAATGAAAATTTATTTGAAAACGCCATGA
- a CDS encoding outer membrane protein: MFKKIIFFGVFLIGGFVIPPLEAMPILHNKTPKKNYQEAHEKLYRSIINRQKLTHKKSGWYFLGGFGAVEAIKDYQGKEMKDWIATLNLKTGVQSFFKKYIGIRGVFAWDLGSGKVNYQSHKDPTNSFFTMLAVGLDVIMEFPLGSYKHYLGAFGGARGALVVYTDKQNFKFFKHSVVSGGLAINGGVMLTLFLRHRIELGFKILPTARLLSSSKRFETSPLFYAAYSYKF, from the coding sequence ATGTTTAAAAAAATCATTTTTTTTGGCGTTTTCTTAATAGGGGGATTTGTTATTCCGCCCCTTGAAGCCATGCCTATTTTGCATAATAAAACCCCTAAAAAAAATTACCAAGAAGCCCATGAAAAGCTCTATAGAAGCATCATTAACCGCCAAAAGCTCACACACAAAAAAAGCGGATGGTATTTTTTAGGAGGGTTTGGCGCTGTAGAGGCCATTAAGGACTATCAAGGCAAGGAAATGAAAGATTGGATCGCCACGCTCAATTTAAAAACCGGCGTGCAAAGTTTTTTTAAAAAATACATTGGGATCAGGGGGGTTTTTGCATGGGATCTTGGGTCAGGAAAAGTGAATTACCAAAGCCATAAAGATCCTACAAACTCTTTTTTTACCATGCTTGCGGTGGGTTTGGATGTGATTATGGAATTCCCTTTAGGGAGTTATAAGCATTATTTGGGGGCGTTTGGGGGAGCTAGGGGGGCTTTAGTCGTTTATACGGACAAGCAAAATTTCAAGTTTTTTAAACATTCGGTGGTTTCAGGGGGCTTAGCGATTAATGGGGGGGTTATGCTCACGCTTTTTTTAAGACACCGCATTGAATTAGGGTTTAAAATCTTACCCACCGCCAGATTGCTTTCTAGCTCCAAACGCTTTGAGACTTCGCCCTTATTTTATGCGGCATACAGCTATAAATTTTAA